The DNA segment GCACCCTATCATGCCGGAGGAAATTCACGGGAGGAGAAAACCGCATGGGACAGGAAAAGATCACCAAAGCCATCGCCGACCACGGCGCGCTGATCGAACAGGCCTTCGGGGAGCAGTCATCCGAGCTTGAACGCATCGCCGAAGCCCTTGTCGAGACGTTCCACCAGGGGGGACGACTCCTGGTGTTCGGCCACGGGTCCCTGGGGGCTGTGGCAAACCTGGTGGCCAATCTCTTCCTTCACCGCCTGACCCTCGACAGGCCCCTGCTTCCCGCCCTGTCCCTCTCCCACGACGCAACCCTGGCGGGCGCCCTGCACCGGGACGGCCAGAGCAGCCAACTCTTCGTGCGGCCCCTGCGAGCCGTGGCGGCCCAGGGGGACGTGGTCCTGGCCCTGGGCGGCCCGGGGCGGAACGAAGCCCTGGAGGAGGCACTGGCCGCGGCCCGCCAACTCGGCTGCAAGACGGCCGTGGTTCTCTGGGGCAAGGGCGAGACGAACAGCCTGTCGCCCGACTTCCTTTTCTGCCTCAAAACCGATTCCGCTCCCCGAGGGGTCGAAGGGACCCTCACCTTCGGGCACCTGCTCTGCGAACTGGTCGAGTCGGACCTGTTCGGAATCTGAATCATGCGGCCCCTGCGATGACCGACTACCCCGTGACCCTGCAGATCGCCGACCGCCTCTGCCTTGTCGTGGGGGGCGGCGCCGTCGGACTGCGAAAAGCCCGGGGCCTCCTCGAGGCGGGAGCCCGGGTCCGGCTCGTCAGCGACACCCCGCCGCTGCACTCCCCCCCGAAAGGGACGGACCTCGTGCTGCGCCCTTTCCGCACCGAGGACCTGGAAGGGGCGTTTCTGGCCTTCGCCGCCACGGACGATCCGCAGATCAACGCCGCCGTGGCCGAGGAGGCGCGCAGGCGGGGCATCCTGGTCAACGTCTGCGACGATCCCCGGAAGGGGGACTTTCACCTCCCGGCCCTCCTGAGGCGGGACGATCTCACCGTGGCGGTCTCCACCACCGGCAAAAGCCCTGCGCTCGCCGCCCTGGCCCGGGACCGGGCCGGTCAAGTTTTCGGGCCGGAGTGGGGTACGGTTCTTGAGGTGTTCGCCGCGGTAAGGCGAAAGCGGTTGACACACCAGAAAAAAAATGAATACAATCAAGCCATTCTGCGCCGGCTCCTGGACAGCGGGCTTCCCGGCCTGATCGCCGCCGGTAACGCTGCGGACATAGACCGATTGCTCGACACCCTCTTTGGCGAGGGTTTTTCGCTGACTACGCTGGAAGTTCGCATGCCGAAAGGAACATCATGAGCGTCAATCTCCTGCTGTTCAAAATAACCCTTCTACTCTATTCCCTTTCGACCATCGGCTATCTCGTCAATGTCATCACCCAGAACGAAAAAGCCGGCAAGATAGCGCGCTGGCTCCTGGTGGGAGGGTTTGGGGTCCACTGCGCCACCCTCGTGGCCCGCTACATCGAGGCAGGCTACACCCCGGTGGCCAACCTTCACGAATCCCTCTCCTTCTTTGCCTGGACCATCGTCGGCATTTTCCTGCTGTTCGACCTGCGCTACCGGCTTGCGGTGCTGGGGGCCTTCACCTCCC comes from the Desulfuromonas sp. genome and includes:
- a CDS encoding bifunctional precorrin-2 dehydrogenase/sirohydrochlorin ferrochelatase, coding for MTDYPVTLQIADRLCLVVGGGAVGLRKARGLLEAGARVRLVSDTPPLHSPPKGTDLVLRPFRTEDLEGAFLAFAATDDPQINAAVAEEARRRGILVNVCDDPRKGDFHLPALLRRDDLTVAVSTTGKSPALAALARDRAGQVFGPEWGTVLEVFAAVRRKRLTHQKKNEYNQAILRRLLDSGLPGLIAAGNAADIDRLLDTLFGEGFSLTTLEVRMPKGTS
- a CDS encoding SIS domain-containing protein, with the translated sequence MGQEKITKAIADHGALIEQAFGEQSSELERIAEALVETFHQGGRLLVFGHGSLGAVANLVANLFLHRLTLDRPLLPALSLSHDATLAGALHRDGQSSQLFVRPLRAVAAQGDVVLALGGPGRNEALEEALAAARQLGCKTAVVLWGKGETNSLSPDFLFCLKTDSAPRGVEGTLTFGHLLCELVESDLFGI